Within the Helicoverpa armigera isolate CAAS_96S chromosome 8, ASM3070526v1, whole genome shotgun sequence genome, the region ATAATGATATTGACGTGACGTAAAACAATGATCCACCACCGTTAACTGAGAGTGTCGGCAAAACAACGCAGTGCATCAGTACACATTTTACTCAACGTCACTCGTATCCTAACCTGCATCTCGTGTTCTTTGGCAGATAATGCAGAAGCCATTTCTTCCTTCTCATCAGCCTTCTGTTTGTGTAATTGTTCCAAGTCATCTTTTAGTTGCTGTATATTCGTCTCGGCCTCAGCGATAGAGGCATCTTTCACAGCCAGTGCTTCATTAAATTCTGTCTCCTGACTTTCGATTTTAGTATTCAACGATTGGATCTCGATTTCTTTTTCATCTTTCAATTGTTCGAATTCTAATTTCAATTTGTTAATTTCATTGTTCAGCTGAATTTCCAAAGCCTCTTTTTCGGACTTCGTATCGTCATTGTCTTTCGTCAGATTTTCATAAGCAACGGTAAGTTCCAGTATTTTACTCTCTAATACCTAATTAAAgacacaattaattaaaataaacaaataaattaaaagacgGCACACATTCTACAGCTATTACACTAACCTCTTTTTCTAAGGTCAAATCggttgatattttttcttttgctcGCTCCAAGACTGTTTTTTGTTCACTGAGTTCCTTAACTTGATCGTGAAGTTCTCTTAGCTCTTGATTCTTCATAGCTAAGTTGCTTTCGTTAATTTCTACTATTTTATCATGTTCTTCCCTCAAAGAAAATAGTTCGTTCTTTCCTATTTCTAGTTCAGCCTGTGTTTCTGTAAGCTCATCTTTAAGTCTGGAATTCTCGTCGGTTAATTGAGTAACCTCTACATTAAGTGATATGACTTGACCATCTTTCTCAGCCACCATACTTTTCAAATTAGTGATGATTTCATCTTTGCATTCCGTTACATTTTGCAACCTATCCTTTAGGATAGTGATTTCACGATTACACTCTTTGAGTTGGTCCTCATATGAAGCCTTTTGTTCCtgcaatttaatatttgtttcttttatagTAGTCTCAAGggcaattatatttttagacaaatgttCTGATTCTGACTTCTGCCTATCGCCTAACTCAGATTTTTCATCAAGTACAGATTTTAAATGatcaatttcattatttttgtcttcaattgttttttgtatttcttcttTCAATGCAGATACTTCTTGATCCTTACTACTTTCTAAGTCTTTCAATTGAGTTAGTAGATCAACTATTTCCGTCTCTTTTTCATTTAGGTTAGATTGGATAGCTTTTTTCTCTtctaatatttgttttagttgttCGTTAAGCTCGTCTCTTTCTTGTGTGAGCTCAGCTTTCAATATTTCAGTGGTTTCTTTGTATTTAGCTAATTCATCATTTTGTTCTTGAAGACTTGTTATTTCTGTGACTTTTTCAGCGATGGTGCTTTCATAGCTAGCTTTAGTATTTTCTAACTCAAGGCGCAACTCCTCGAGTTGATCTAAGCtctcttttattttagtttctttcTCAGCGAGAGTACCATCATAGTCTTGTGATTTCGCATTTAATTCTTCTTTCAATTTCTCGCATTCAGCGCTATACTCAGTTTCGGTAttagtaagtttattttgtaaattatctaTCTCTGTTTGTAATTCTTTAATGCTGTTGTTTAAAATCGTTATTTCCTAACAAAATCAAACTAACATGAATTTAAAGGCTTTTTACATAGGGTTAATTATTAGTAAAGCATCGGGGTTGTATTTGTAAATGTCagttatttacatttatgaATTCCTAATAAAACCTAAAGCTATTTATGGGGGTAATTCTATAAATACTTTTACTATCACAAAATTAAGCGTTAGGATTTGCGGTCTAGCACTTCATAACTGTTAATCTTTCATGCAACTACCTCACTAGCAAGCAAATACACTTCTAcacctttataattataaactacaagaataactacataatatacaatacTGACCTCTTTCTCCTGCAAATGCTGTTGTTGCAACTCCGCTACCTGTTTCAACGCCGCTTCTTTTTCTTCTACTACCTTTTTATACTCATCCCCGCTACTCTCTCTCAGTCCTACCAACTCCTCTTTAACTCTGTTCAACTCTATTTCTTTCTGTTCCTTTTCTTGAGTGATCCTTTCTAAGTTTTCTGTGGTTTCTTTCAGTTCATTTGTTACCGTTGTTAGTTTTTCTTCTTGTTCCTTTGTAGCAGTGTTGTGTTCTATTTCTAAAGCCTCCATGGAAGCCTTGAGAGTTTCAAGTTCGGCCTCCTTTTGTCTGGATTGTTCGAGGTCTGAACGGAGACTCAATATTTCGGATTTGTATGCTTCTATCTCTTCGCTTGATGAAGCACTTTGCTGTAGTAATTCTACATCTCTGAAAGATTAGAATAAATGCTTATATTAAGGGACGGCTGTACGATAAACTACTTATGATGCATAAATTTtcttcccatttttttttttttgaggataTGTGAAAATTATAGCAGCCGCATTTATGTAAGTggaattttacaatttattttatgttgtatATAATTAACAGTAAAATTCTGAGGGCATAATtatgaagataaaaaaataaaaaagtaattgtaaataacttACTTTATCCTATCATTAAGTTGTTGCTGTAAGGCTAACTTGGCGCTCTCGTGTTGTGCGGCGGCTGCTCTCAGGCTGGCTGATAACTTGTCCACCTCAGCTTTCTGAACAGAGATTGTTTTTTATGACATTCTGGTCATAGCCGATACAActcagataaataaattaaaaatagttgaatgcatatttataatCACCCTCTTTTTGCACCGTcggctaaaaatataaactaaccTGTCTAATTAATGCGATGTGTTCTTCTCTGAGCTGCGTGTACGCTCCTTttagtttttgaaacttttcaTCTGTTACTTTGGCTTTTTCTTCGGTTTCCGTTAATTTTTCTATGAAACAGAACATATACATTGTGATGTTAGTGAAAATGTATTACTTTTATCGATATGTTTTAGGACGCTAAAATACTTGTTACTTTTTGACGACAGAAAAAGCAAACAGAGTAATTTAGAGAAAGCTACTTACGTTTAATTTCTGGCGTCTGAGCAGAAAGTATTTCAGCCTTATGTTTTTCCTCTTCTAATTCTACCTGTAAATTAAGTAAACGTTAGAAACACGTTTATTACATTCTGAGGTCTGTATAAATTGATTcgtaatttataatgttatgttaCCTTGGCATTATGTAGTTGCGTTTCAATTCGTGAACAGTGTTCTTTCATAGATCCTATCATTGTGTTTCTCTCTTGTACAAGTTGAGACACCTCTGATCTGGAAGCAAATtggaaatattatacctgcagtTTTTAAATGCCTGCAAATTATTGGTTTCGTTGGGATCATTGGCTTCAACGCTCTAgcctaaatataaaattaaaataggtttgataagaaagaaataaaagttcTGATTTTTAAGCTGTAACTTTCTGCGTTTTGTCTGAATTATCTGAACCTTTCCTATAAATGAATTACTAACACTAAAAGGTATTTCCAGTCTACCCTTGCTATATAATTTCCTATAAAAAAGGTTAGAATATGACAAATCACCTCATCCGTTTGAGTTCGTTCTGCAGGTGATCGATCAGCCGGTCTCGTTCCACGATGGGGTCTGGTTGCGGCGACGATGTTGGACGGTTGTCGAAATCCTCTAGATTATCCACCGTCACCTATACAGAATACAacgtttttactaaaataaggCTTCGTCCAATAAGTGCCAACCATCCCGGAGTTGGCCAAACCGGGTCTTTCTTCAAATTGTCTACTTTGCGGCAGAACGTTCTACACTGCATTTGCATTTGCACAAACTCGGGCATTGAGGGCATACGTTCATCAGACGAGAGAAAAAAGATTCACAATATTACACATTCATTGCATATCAAGCAACATTTACCCAGACTATCATGCGGATTGCTAAGATTTAGATGACGTTAAGTATAGAAGTTAGTGgactaaaatatcattttagtAATTTGTGTGTATGCGTGTTTTACCTGGCTCATAGTGTCGGAGGTGTCGATGAGCGAAGCTACAGAGTCCACTTCGTCGGGTGGCGGCTCCGGGATCGATACCACAGGAGTCACGTATGTGCCGAAGTCAGACTGccagaacataaataaattgatttacattgtttaaaaaaaacttgaactcggattttcaaatatttactatgacataccagtaatatctttttttttaagcttCTCTATAAACAGGATTTGACGTTACAAACACAAAAGCATATCTATCTTGTAACCTTTTACATGTTTAAAAGCATATTACTGAAACCTATTTTACTCTAAATCCATAAAGACTTACTGATACGTTAATGAtgccatataaaataatagtatacCTGTTGCAAGAAGTTTGGTGGGTTAGAAGGCAGAACTGGCagtgtgaggaggtttctgtagTATTGCAGACTGCTGGCGTGCTTGTAGAACGAGCTTAACTTTTTGAATTGCTGTCTGaatctgaaattaataaaacaatacagtTTAGAGATGGTACGTCTGTGGACCGCGAGTCAAAATGGCAGCAAATGAAATTAGTCTAAGCAAACAAATTACAGAATTTATTCTTTCCCCagactgtttttgtttttcagacaATCTATAGGCATATATACCTAACATCTATTATAAATTCGTTCTGACTTTCCCTCTCCATACCCATACTTAACACAATCCTCGCAGCATGAGTTACATCCCTTCTAACTACTTAGAATTTATTGTTAGCTATAATTTTCTTCAGGAATAACGACAATATGAAccaattaattcttaaaaatacattaccTCTCGCGATGTCCAGCCAACGTGTCAGCGGGCAAAGAGGCATGCAACCGGAACAGCAGTCGCACGTTGCAGTCGTAGATCTGCGACGCGTCCTGCGCACACGGGATGAGCGCGGCCAGCCGGCACTGTCCGCTCGCCGTCATCGAATTCGCGCGGGCGTTGCCGAGACTGTCGAATACTGGGGAAAGGGGAAGAATTAATATTCGTATTAAATATTGGTATTACCTATGTTAGAAAATTCAAGCTTTTATGTACTTaaagaaaagaaacaaacatccgaattgaaaaCCTTCTCCTTTTAGGAGTCgttgaagaagaaaaaaacagaATACGCATCCCTAATAAATCTTGGCAGCTTGCCGTCTAAAAAAATTAACTATGTGAATACCAACCTGACGCTTGCAAGTTGAGGATTTCATCCATGTAGTCAAACAATTCCACGCATAGTTGGAAACTGTAAAggaaaatatatgtaggtaaggtaaGTAAAGgtatttatgaaaaaacaattgaacatcgactTAGGTAAATTTTCCATGTTACTACATAAAAAGACCATATTTCAttctaaaggacaatgggcgattccggtccaaatgtccaccacgaacgagacttatatggctagatagcccgttaaatatagaacattttttgttataaaagtaaaaaaaaatataatgccagaaaaaagttatagcaaaatcaaataaaacattttatagatttttaaaattaagtacttcTCATGATGTTacattttcgtactttctgtaacttctgacaaaatagcatttgttaattattagagagaagacaccaccagttacatctaactttcttagatccaggcaccgctgagtatgTTCTGGCGCCTCatttggttagtgattcgtacatccatcgggcaaaaaaatatgggctgtttatatgcaaatgtgtcttactcatcttagttttctttagataaagtgcggaaatggaagtggaataaaataaaataaaaaataataataataccatacaaaaactactgaaaattaagaatacatttttggctataacttttttttggcattgttttttttttactttcttagtaaaagttactctaaattaagtggactatttaattatataggtctcgttcgtggtggacatttggaccaaacttcatacattcttgcccaatctcctttattTTTTGGTCTTTTTATCCAAATGGAATGAATTCAAAAGTAAAATACTATCAATGATTTGCTCCATTTTCGATAACTCACTAATTATTGACGTCATTCTCGGCGATCGCGTCCAACTCTTCAGCGGTGAGCTGCATGTTGCCGGGGAAGCGAGGATTGCGCGAGTGGAACTTCAGCTTGCAGACCAGCAGGTTGCAGTACAAGTGCACCAACTTGCCGTAACCTTCGCGTAAGTGGACCTGGGGTGAATTTACTTGGTGTTAAGAATAGGGAAGACATTACCATACAGCTTCTTTTCCTATATAGGGGTTCTTTACCCAAAGGATAAGGAGGGACCCTAGGTATTACTAAGACTGTGCTGCCCGTCGGATTGTTATCAGCTGTCAAACGACTTCTTACGCGGCGGGTGGGACGGAAGAAGTGTCATACTTTTACTGACTAACATCCAAAGTTCTTTTTTAATCCGGAGTCTTTAATGTTCCAGGGCCACAATAACTCTTTCTAACTGTAGAGCCCACAAAGGAAACATGAGTCATTAGACCTCTAGAGTTCTGATCATAGATAGTTAAAACTTATTAATCCAGAAATGCTACTCTGACTCCACAAACCTTACTATGCTTGTATCAAGTAGATACTCTACTCATTCACAAAGCGTGAATGATGAACCGTCAATATCAAGGTGAAATGGCTCCAGTTACATTTACCGAGAAGAGTATCGGAAACAATGACAACGTATTACCAAATATGTGACAAAGTCTTGTGTCCATTCAGTATTCCAAGAAACCGTACTCAGCTGTTTCAATGATTCGTGGAGGAAATATCTGGGAGCTTATTAATCACTCGAAGTTTCCCGCGGGTTTTTTGCGCAATTTCGTTTAAAGTTTATGCCATCTTCAGAATTTCATTTCTGTAATTCTTTTTAGTTGTCGTGAACGGTTAAGTTAAGATTTGTAAAACTTGAAACTCCTTTCAGATTAATTTACGGACATTTACTGTGGTATCTTAGTGGGAACCAAACTCAATGACAGCACTGAAGATCGCACAAAACCGTTGTGGATATACAACTTTTCGGTATCAGTGGACGGAGGACAAAAATGCCATAAAGTGACGTGCATGTACCCACATGCAGGCTACTGAGCACGGAAGTTAGCTGCAAGCTGCCagtatatttcaaaataactaaGTCCAATCGACTTACCCATAGCTTGCCTAAGTTCTCGATCATGCCAATATGGCGCTGCGAGTCATCGAGGCAGGCGGGGTGCCCCTCCCGCAGCAGCTTGTGTGTCACGTGGCAGAACTTCCATGCCACGATGCGGTTCTCTTGCAGTGGAAGACGAATGGCCACCATCTGGATaagggaaaatattatttagtattttgagTTGAGCCTATTAACTGATAGGATTTTTGGGTAGGGCCATGTATAGAAAGGAAGCTGGTAGCCGGCGCCGGTCTACCAACGCTTATACATGGCGGTAAATTCTCTTCAAAGTTTGCTTCACGATGTTCCAATCAGCTTGCTCTCTCAATAAGTACGGCCTTACATGTAAGATGTGATTCCATCGTTAAAAATGAACAGAGAACCTTAGGATGGAATTATCTTTTTTTGATTTGTTGTAGCTAAAGTCTAGATGGGTTCAAAAGACGATGAAGCCATTTTCATTCATTCGAAGTTATTGCCCTAATTCACTAGCTATCAGGTGCTTTTATAttgtatgttaatattattacgCAGAACAGTCAATGCCCTAACAAAGTATGTGCATTTCGTCGTACTAAGCGTGATTTACTTGAAACGGGGACACCTTTACACCTACTCCTTATTCACTTTAACGGCTTAAGTTGTTAACCTTAAATAACTTCGAACTGTATTCTGAGACGTGACTTTTAAGTCGCAAGAAAGATTAAGGCAAGTGACTTGCATCTGGCAAAGATAAAGTCCGCACATAATTTACACCATGGATATAAGCTCTGTCCAATTTATGAGTTAGGGTTGATATATTATGTAGTGTTAGTGTAAATGGCTTCATATGTGGTACTTTTTAATGGTATTCATAATTGTTTACCCAATATGTGATGGCGCTCTGCTCCTTGAAAGTGCCGATGAGTGTGCTGCgaacatgtttttcttttacgGGCGTCTCGATGGCATTGATCGCTTTCTGTATAGCTAGTGtctggaaaacaaacaaatatattagaGCAACAGATACATGACCTTCCGAACAGTGTATATTTACAGAAATATTAGTCAGTTACAGaaatattagaatttattaCAAGGAAATAATACCATACTATGAAAACGTTGTCCCATCCTAATGTCACCAGTTTCACAGTAAACAATACAAATTCCTAACATGCAACATTATGCATGTAAAACTAATGGAGAAATGCACCGTATTGTTCTGTAAGCCCATTAACCTGCTTTTGTTACGTGTTTAGAGTTAACCTAAATAAGGCATATAGGCGATTTATGCTTCTACACTGCACTCGCTTTGATTGAAGTGATAACAAATGAACGTGGACGTTTGAAAACAGAAGCAAATCACTAGCTGGAATTGACATAGTTTCGTAAGAACGTCAACAAACAAGCTAGGAACGCTATTTTCTTCTAAACTTCCGAATTTTGTGGAATGTTATTACAAATGGAATTGCTAAAACATTCTCGACAAACAAGTGATTTCGTATGATATGACGATTGATACTTGCGTCATCGGGACCGCATACATCATTGCATATAATTCTACCGGGATTTATTCCACAGAAATACGGCATTCCCACAATACGCAATGCACATGACAATTAGTAATTAATGAGTTGTGGAGCTAATGACACAAAAAGTGTTCCGATACCACGCGCCGCTGATTACTTTGACTCTAACAAAGACACGCTACACAATTGTAGACAAATTATTTGCATGTAAATGTTGAATTGAATCGTTATTGTCGTAAACATGTTTATTGTTCACCTAATTTAATCgatatttgtattgtattttactctatcttttaaaacaaacaaacaagaaacgCTTCCTCTTTATAGTATTAAtatagactagctgttttcccgccgTTTTATTCGCGTCCCTTggaaactactgctcgtacccggataaaataataacacacataaacaaaaaaatgttacttCTTTACTACATGCAAGTATGGATTTTTTATGCTTACAGCAGAAGGAGTAAGCATACGATTCTAACGTCATCGCGTCAGTAAATAACTTGGAAAATCCGGACGAAGCATTAGCTGAACAAAAACATACCGTGCTAAAAAACGTGGAATAATATATGATTACTAAGGacgagttgcaccatttaaatATATAGATTATTAACATTGGTCCTTCATGGGCTAAACTAAGTTTGAAATGATCTCATTTTATACAACTTGCTGAAGTTATAGGTACTTTGAATGAAAAGCGTTGGTTAAGACCTCTTTCctctaaaatgtaaaaaaatacatatctttACAAACCATTTGGTTTAtttaactaggtacctaatgaCTTCATTGTAGTTAGCTAAATTGCAAATCATATTTCGTTAACTTTGAGTCATAATACGACAGATAACCTTTTACGAATTTTAATCTTGTATGAATCATAGGTTTCCAGGCTTTATCACGTTACAATCAATACTTCGATaagaattatttacaatataatatgtatatgaataACTATACAAAGGTACATTTACTGGCTGTCGGCACAGTcatgtttattgtaaaaagatACAACATACGCATTTACTTGTCCATGCTAATTTCCTTATACATACCTAAATGGATAAGTAATATAACTACAAGTATGACATatccttatatttatttatagcatcTTTGCGCTCAGTACTGCATATGCATAGTAATGACGCTTGTTCTCAAAGGATACCAATCAAGGacaatgaattttattttgtgttgttttccaCCTTGATCacaatattcattcatttcaaaAAGGATTTGCTTCTTATTTTGTCTCAACTGCAAGCTTATTTTAGACTGCAAACATGAAGTGCTAGTTCGACTACTCTTCGATATTAGAATCTAATTCGGTCTGTCTGGGTCGTTACGCCTGTTAACATCAACCTATAATTCTGTTCATGTCTACCCACAGTCTGCAACTGTGCCAGCTATAGTCCACAAAACGACTACATACTTCAGTCTATCAAACTCACTCGAGTTCATcttgaaaacaaaagcaaatgaACAACTTGGAGTGTCCCAAGACGCTCATTTGTTTTTGCCACCGCTCCCTAAATAAATCCTTCTGGAGTGTTCTGGAATCTTCTAGTTCTGTAAATCCAAGTAAGACAGCGACATTTATAGAAAGTAAGATAAACAAACATGCTGTAGCTGTAAGTGGATAAGCGATTCATATGTTTGTGTGTAAACAAGAGGCGGGGTGCAAGTGCTACTGAACACATGTTGAGTTTGCGTTCACTGCTCGATATTTTTAGACGGTAAATACTTCGAGGAAACCGTAAAAAGTACGTTATCTTCAAGGAAATAAATTGAGCAGGAACAACAGCTTAACGCCACGTAGGTATTGGAAAAGTTTCGATAAAGATTGACCTTTAACAGAATTACTTTTTATGATATCCCTTGATATTCAggccacaattttttttggtaaacTTCAATATTTTACAGCAGGCGAATGCAATGACGAATTAATAGCCGTGTTTGCTGCCGGAATGACAgaactaatacataatataattatttataacccTGACCTACACATTACAAGAGGGTCTTTACCAAATACAGCATCCGAAAAAGATAATAACTTCCTAAAAGGTTCAGTCGAGACTTACACTTGCGTGCCTTTTCTGTAATGAGTGGATGAGTCACCCCAGGACGAAGGGAACACTGACCGGTGAAACAAATGTCAAAGCGAGCTCAACGCGGATTCAACTCCAGAAATAGTATTTTGTATTACACACGAAACAACCGTGTTTCCCAAAACAGGAGGATGCCTTTGTGATGCTGTTACTCTGGAAGTTATGTTTTTATCAACATTATTTCCACAATTGAACTAATGAAAAAAACCCAATCTGTTTCCCGTCACGGcgtaaattgaataaaattgccTTTTTGCTCTGTTCTAACAACATCAGAGCTGATTCACAGCATACATAATCTAaccattaataattattaatggtTAGATTATGTATGCTGTGAATTGATATCTGAACATAGAAATAATGATTGCGGCTGTAACTCATAATGATAATGTGTAAATGAAATCATCACCACACGTGGCGGATGAATTAAAACTATTTAGACATCTGTTGGGTGTCAATAATGAATGTTATTCTTTAGAAAATGGTCTTATGAATAGGAATAAATTACTACCGTGTTTGATTGGACGCCATTGATCTTTATTTGGGTTTGTCTATTGTAATTATTCGTAATCAAGATTGTGTTACTTACAAGCGTTGCCGGAATAGCTACAAAGACTACAATGCTTAGTTGGGGTCAAATTACCTGACAACATTAGATCCATGACAGGATAGataattttgcttaattaacaaaaagtacctacctatgaaaattttaaaataagccatgaaatacatacataggtagttcTATTTGAGCTGTAGAGGCTTGCATTTCATTATAAACGTCCATAAGTGTACTCATTCGTCCATAAGGGTTGCCTCCATGCAGCATAAAAGGAACGTGATTTTGCACAAACCGCAAACATTATGTAGAAGCTTTTTTATCAAAACTAACAGGGATACATAGGGTTTTTGTTTCCAAATTGGGAGGATTTCCTGTACTTATCACTACAGAATTGAAGTTCGTCTTGTTATCTCACAAAAATGAGACATGAGGAAAATATAGTATTGGCTGCTAGTAGTTCGCATCAATAGATACGGAATGTAGGTAATCGTATCATATCGGTGTACCAGCAGGCGACAGgaaataaagaataaacataACGTTTATCCTGTACCTAACTAAAAACGTATAAAGACGTAAAATAGCAGGAAAAGtatgaaaaatgtaaaaattgcaACATTCGCTAAAATATAATGCATCTTCGTTTACTTTGTTGTTTATCcgatttttattacataacctGACAGGAAATcaaatgttacataaaatattgtctacTCCACATTTCAATAAACGGTTTTCAGCTGAATCGGGGTGCACGAAGCGAGAAGATAGTTTTAGATTTATTACCTCGCCTGCCGTGCCATGAGATCGGTGAGGCGGAGTTTTTGTCGTTTTGCAAACCGAGTCGTGACTCGACACCGGCTGCTGTAAGAACTTTGAAAATACCTTCCCCTTAGGAATCCGTTGTAGGGGATCAAATTAGTTTCATCGCACGTACCGTTTTTGTGGAACGAAACGGAACAATTATGGAAATAATCGATGATACGTGATATCAGGTGCATTGTTATGGGGATACAAAAACCGTTTTGTACAATCCATTTATGGGATTTTGTTTTTAGACGTCAGGACAACCTATCTATATACATGTTTAAACCACCAGTTACCTAAACTATCAATACTCAGTAAGGTTTCTGCTAGAGCATTATTTCGCAGAGCCCCAAAGGGAATAACTTCATGTAATGTGGTACCTGCCtgtgttaaaaaaatgtgtttgtacACTCACCAGCTGATAGAAGCGCTTGTCGTTGGGGTTGGCCATAGCGTGTTAGTGGACCGTGTCTGAATCAGCTGCATGCATTAGTTAAGTGCCGAGCTTTGGCGCTGAAATGAACGCGCCACACTCTATTAGTACTGTTAGTGAACGTGACATCTGACAGCCCAGATATCATTGGCTGAGCAAGAGGAACACCGGCTGCAGTCAGGGCCGTCTTATAACAATGGCCGAAGGGCAATACCTAGAGGCATTTCCAGGAGCCAcgctatgtacatattttttttttgctcctCTCCCTCGCTGAATAGGTAATGTAACTTCGGCCTCTTTTGTTGCCTATGCCCAGGGTTATACtaaggttaagacggccctaaCTGCAGTGTGGGCGCAGGACGCAGAGCAGCAGTTGGAATTAAATGTATGAGATTTTGGACAAATGCTGTGATCAGATGAATCCGGCAATCATGCAAAACTAATACAGATAGAGAACCATCATGTTGTGGATCTCTCACACTTAGATAAGTCTTCAAAATGTATGTACAAGaacaattaatattgaaatggaAGTATTTTACATGCCAACTCT harbors:
- the LOC110383573 gene encoding huntingtin-interacting protein 1 isoform X4, producing the protein MASLSLPRVLQLKKNSLDAEREQFEKFQTLAIQKAINAIETPVKEKHVRSTLIGTFKEQSAITYWMVAIRLPLQENRIVAWKFCHVTHKLLREGHPACLDDSQRHIGMIENLGKLWVHLREGYGKLVHLYCNLLVCKLKFHSRNPRFPGNMQLTAEELDAIAENDVNNYFQLCVELFDYMDEILNLQASVFDSLGNARANSMTASGQCRLAALIPCAQDASQIYDCNVRLLFRLHASLPADTLAGHRERFRQQFKKLSSFYKHASSLQYYRNLLTLPVLPSNPPNFLQQSDFGTYVTPVVSIPEPPPDEVDSVASLIDTSDTMSQVTVDNLEDFDNRPTSSPQPDPIVERDRLIDHLQNELKRMRSEVSQLVQERNTMIGSMKEHCSRIETQLHNAKVELEEEKHKAEILSAQTPEIKQKLTETEEKAKVTDEKFQKLKGAYTQLREEHIALIRQKAEVDKLSASLRAAAAQHESAKLALQQQLNDRIKDVELLQQSASSSEEIEAYKSEILSLRSDLEQSRQKEAELETLKASMEALEIEHNTATKEQEEKLTTVTNELKETTENLERITQEKEQKEIELNRVKEELVGLRESSGDEYKKVVEEKEAALKQVAELQQQHLQEKELLETRLGHAESKRLNAECELQDLLQHNTVLEADLSAVKRQLAEAQKALEEQKSRLVTCAGEAALEVASGALTSFEHGRDTVGEAAELAAKALEELSSHTEVSGNEESVAKSAIIAAHNTAQLSAYVAEVSNVSTDMALADKLNTECRSMLSATKECLESIKGGSVDSSHCSEVRTKVRSLMTAAAAADRLNSGARSVDDELADMDKAIEEAASQIENMLAATRAGDSGVKLEVNGKILDACTTLMGAVKILVQDARKLQNELGDPKTRQKMYRKNPQWSEGLISAAKAVVFAAKLLVTSADEAVGASGQVEGVSAAAHEVAGSTAQLVAASRARAPPGSPALSRLTQASRSVAAATGALVAAVRAGSALVLEQEALDTSSLSLTATRRLEMESKVRSLKLETALDAERSRLAALRKRHYQLAQMEENGNMENGKD